A window of the Brassica oleracea var. oleracea cultivar TO1000 chromosome C1, BOL, whole genome shotgun sequence genome harbors these coding sequences:
- the LOC106295406 gene encoding probable xyloglucan endotransglucosylase/hydrolase protein 11 — MRNTQRKRDMKMRGSDQKNILIVMMVVTVAATARGEDGFVTWGDNYYTTWGHPALVINETSELQLTLDHKSGFYLFSLFGCGIKAPQTKSTKVTTSFYLRSKSSRNDGLCFQIFGNGPAYLLNTIIFVYGEGDKYQRFRLWFDPTKDYHSYRFLWNPYQVVFYVDDTAIRVYKKNPDIYYPSVQTMFMHGSVENRTMVDPKEMSYTAKFQASKIDGCATEFMSIDKFFGLEYWWNRKENWELSSKERKLYMNARKVYLDYDYCLDRKRYPKVPQECRSYG; from the exons ATGAGAAATACGCAAAGAAAGAGAGATATGAAGATGAGAGGATCTGATCAGAAGAATATACTGATTGTTATGATGGTTGTAACAGTTGCAGCCACGGCTCGAGGTGAAGACGGGTTCGTGACATGGGGCGATAACTACTACACAACATGGGGACATCCAGCTTTGGTTATTAATGAAACCTCTGAGCTCCAGCTCACCCTCGATCATAAATCTGGTTTCTATCTTTTCTCTCTATTTGGGTGT GGAATCAAGGCACCCCAAACCAAGTCTACGAAAGTGACTACTTCCTTCTAC CTAAGATCCAAATCAAGCCGTAATGACGGGCTCTGTTTCCAGATTTTTGGAAACGGGCCAGCGTATTTGCTGAATACAATTATATTTGTATACGGTGAAGGAGATAAATATCAGAGGTTTCGTCTTTGGTTCGATCCAACCAAAGATTATCATTCCTATAGGTTTCTTTGGAACCCATATCAAGTTGT GTTCTATGTAGATGATACAGCGATCCGGGTGTACAAGAAGAATCCAGACATTTACTACCCATCGGTGCAGACGATGTTCATGCATGGCAGTGTGGAAAACAGAACAATGGTTGACCCTAAGGAGATGTCTTACACTGCTAAGTTCCAGGCATCAAAGATCGATGGGTGTGCGACTGAGTTTATGAGCATAGATAAATTCTTTGGTCTTGAATACTGGTGGAACCGTAAAGAGAATTGGGAGCTAAGCTCTAAAGAGAGGAAACTGTATATGAATGCAAGGAAGGTTTACCTGGATTACGACTATTGCTTGGACAGAAAGCGATATCCAAAGGTGCCTCAAGAATGCAGAAGTTACGGTTAG